Proteins co-encoded in one Waddlia chondrophila WSU 86-1044 genomic window:
- a CDS encoding ArnT family glycosyltransferase, producing the protein MRRLCLFLGVKALFALFFIHSGLLGLGPDEAQYWTWSKALDWGYYSKPPGIAWQIWMGTQIFGDTELGVRFMAVVLNFLIPIAIYFLAKSCRLSESAAFWAAIAFAFSPLGILGSLLATTDGGLVLFWTLGCLMIVQGRVLLLGFVIACGALFKWPIYLLWVFVPFFRKMRSLKLLWGVAISLLGLLPSVIWNWQHDWATFQHVFNTMKGGHAHTASSGNFWDFVGAQAALISPILFILLILAVISLFRRLDEMRPSLLFCGAVTAILLLIYSLMAIKQKMQGNWVVFAYPTGFVLLSWYALERAKKWLIGGVVLSVILTVVALWLPFSGWLPYKMNPFKHNLAWERMEEALLEAGYNPKNDFLFSDKYQMSSLLSFYSPEKKRAYFLNLQGVRKNQFSYWPSMADEQLNQNGYYVAAENFPHLEQLDPKQHVERLSPYFSTIDLARIVPLIKQDGKVVKALLIVRCRGYRGQEPKDLALY; encoded by the coding sequence ATGAGAAGGCTCTGTTTATTTCTTGGAGTTAAAGCGCTGTTTGCTCTTTTTTTCATCCATTCTGGACTGCTTGGTTTGGGTCCGGATGAGGCGCAGTACTGGACGTGGAGCAAAGCGCTCGATTGGGGATATTACAGCAAGCCTCCTGGAATCGCTTGGCAAATCTGGATGGGGACGCAGATTTTCGGAGATACCGAACTTGGTGTGCGGTTTATGGCCGTTGTGCTCAATTTCCTCATTCCTATTGCCATTTATTTCCTTGCTAAGAGCTGTCGCTTGAGCGAGTCTGCCGCCTTTTGGGCAGCGATTGCTTTTGCTTTTTCTCCTCTTGGGATTTTAGGAAGTTTACTAGCAACCACAGATGGCGGCCTGGTTTTATTCTGGACTCTAGGCTGTCTTATGATTGTTCAGGGGAGGGTATTGTTATTAGGATTTGTGATCGCTTGTGGAGCTTTGTTCAAGTGGCCCATCTATCTTTTGTGGGTATTTGTTCCCTTTTTTCGTAAAATGCGTTCATTAAAATTGCTATGGGGAGTAGCCATCTCTTTGCTTGGCTTGCTGCCAAGTGTTATTTGGAATTGGCAGCACGATTGGGCAACGTTTCAGCATGTGTTTAATACTATGAAAGGCGGGCATGCCCATACCGCTTCTAGTGGAAATTTCTGGGATTTTGTCGGAGCACAAGCAGCGCTTATTTCTCCTATCCTGTTTATTTTGCTGATACTCGCTGTCATTTCACTGTTTCGCCGCCTGGATGAAATGAGGCCTTCATTGCTTTTCTGCGGAGCAGTGACCGCTATTCTTCTCCTCATTTATTCGTTAATGGCCATTAAACAAAAGATGCAGGGGAATTGGGTGGTTTTTGCCTATCCGACCGGATTTGTTCTCTTATCCTGGTATGCTTTGGAGCGTGCGAAGAAATGGCTGATTGGAGGTGTGGTTCTTTCCGTGATCTTAACGGTTGTGGCTCTTTGGCTCCCTTTTTCTGGTTGGCTGCCATATAAGATGAACCCTTTCAAGCATAATCTAGCTTGGGAACGTATGGAAGAGGCATTGCTTGAAGCTGGCTACAACCCTAAAAACGATTTTCTTTTCTCAGATAAGTATCAGATGAGCAGTTTGCTGAGTTTTTACTCTCCGGAGAAGAAACGCGCCTATTTTTTAAACCTTCAGGGAGTTCGGAAAAATCAATTTTCCTACTGGCCTTCGATGGCAGATGAGCAGCTAAATCAAAATGGGTATTACGTTGCAGCAGAAAATTTCCCTCATTTGGAGCAGCTTGATCCAAAGCAGCATGTTGAGAGATTGTCCCCTTATTTTTCCACAATCGACCTTGCCCGCATCGTGCCGCTCATTAAACAGGATGGCAAGGTTGTCAAGGCTTTGTTAATTGTTAGATGTCGGGGATATCGTGGGCAGGAGCCTAAGGATCTTGCGTTGTACTAA
- the sdhB gene encoding succinate dehydrogenase iron-sulfur subunit, protein MEKTYILKIYRGTPGKQYWEEFELGLRPMSNIISGLMEIEKNPINRKGKKVEPVVWESGCLEEVCGSCSMLVNGYPRQSCTAVINKIIKETGSRVITVAPFTKFPLIRDLMVDRTSMFDNLKKVHAWIDVDGIYDKGPGPKISPEKQEIMYTLSTCMTCGCCVEGCPQASLKNDFVGPQIFGQVRLFNAHPTGKMQKGKRLRPMMEKGGISDCGNAQNCVRVCPKKIPLTDAIAAIGRDVTLQALSDLFSFPDRE, encoded by the coding sequence ATGGAAAAAACATACATCTTAAAAATTTATCGAGGCACTCCTGGAAAACAGTACTGGGAAGAGTTTGAACTAGGCTTGCGGCCGATGTCCAATATCATTTCCGGGCTCATGGAGATTGAGAAAAATCCGATCAACCGCAAAGGGAAAAAGGTTGAGCCGGTTGTTTGGGAGTCTGGTTGTTTGGAGGAGGTGTGCGGCTCCTGTTCGATGCTTGTCAACGGCTATCCCAGGCAATCCTGCACAGCGGTGATCAACAAGATCATCAAGGAAACAGGAAGCCGTGTCATCACAGTGGCGCCATTTACAAAATTTCCGTTGATTCGAGATCTGATGGTTGATCGCACCTCGATGTTTGACAACTTGAAGAAAGTGCATGCCTGGATCGATGTAGACGGAATTTATGACAAGGGGCCAGGGCCGAAGATCAGCCCTGAGAAACAAGAGATCATGTATACGCTATCCACCTGCATGACTTGCGGCTGCTGTGTCGAAGGGTGTCCTCAGGCAAGCCTTAAAAACGATTTTGTCGGGCCGCAGATTTTTGGACAGGTGCGTCTGTTTAATGCGCACCCAACCGGAAAAATGCAAAAAGGCAAGCGGCTGCGTCCCATGATGGAGAAAGGGGGGATCAGTGACTGCGGGAATGCACAAAATTGTGTGAGAGTGTGCCCGAAAAAGATCCCTTTGACAGATGCAATTGCAGCAATTGGGCGCGATGTGACCCTGCAAGCGTTAAGCGATCTTTTTAGTTTTCCTGATAGGGAATAA
- the sdhA gene encoding succinate dehydrogenase flavoprotein subunit, which yields MTEDHEPKQVIVVGGGLAGLAAAMKLAEDGCHVKIVSVTKCKRSHSVCAQGGINAAMNEKGEDDSPIIHAYDTIKGGDFLANQPPILEMCMAAPKIIHFLDRAGCTFNRTPEGNLDFRRFGGTLYNRTAFCGASTGQQLLYCLDEQVRRHEAKGRVEKFENHEFMRLVLDENGVARGIVYMDLFNLKLDVLKADAVVIATGGPGLIFKLSTNSTFCTGAANGRLWRQGMRYANGEFIQIHPSAIPGEDKLRLMSESIRGEGGRVWVYGDSSKKIEGPDGRMIPCGETGKPWYFLEEMYPAFGNLVPRDIGAREVLRICEMGLGIDGQDQVYLDITELSAKKQHNLEAVLEIYKKFTGDDPRKVPMKIFPAVHYSMGGAWVDWPAADDPDRAERFRQMTNIPGCFNVGESDYQYHGANRLGANSLLSCIFGGLVAGVEVPNYLKSLSKPGSEVSSKYFERELKAEEEFKEDLMSRDGVENVHKLHDELAQVMVKNVTVKRNNAELDKTLAKIQELKRRYRNISLDDRSRFANKTYIFANQFRAMLDLAAIIAKGARERDEMRGAHFKPEFPMRDDENWLKTTIAVYDPKQDEPMLSYEKVDTRHLDPKGIQRDYTKAKKVKPTLQNVPENIKLPI from the coding sequence ATGACAGAAGATCACGAACCGAAACAAGTCATCGTCGTTGGGGGCGGATTAGCCGGCCTGGCGGCTGCTATGAAGCTGGCAGAAGATGGATGCCACGTAAAAATCGTTTCCGTCACCAAATGTAAGAGATCCCATTCCGTTTGCGCGCAAGGAGGGATTAACGCGGCGATGAACGAAAAAGGGGAGGATGACTCTCCTATCATTCATGCTTATGATACGATTAAGGGAGGGGATTTTCTCGCGAACCAGCCTCCGATTCTCGAAATGTGCATGGCAGCTCCCAAGATCATTCATTTTCTTGATCGGGCTGGCTGCACCTTCAACAGGACTCCGGAGGGCAACCTCGATTTTCGTCGTTTCGGGGGAACTCTCTATAATCGCACAGCCTTTTGCGGCGCTTCTACCGGGCAGCAGCTGCTCTACTGTTTAGATGAACAAGTGCGGCGGCACGAGGCGAAAGGGCGCGTGGAAAAATTTGAGAATCATGAGTTTATGCGTCTTGTGCTTGATGAAAACGGGGTTGCCCGCGGCATTGTCTACATGGATCTGTTCAACCTCAAGCTTGATGTTTTGAAAGCAGATGCTGTCGTGATTGCCACCGGAGGGCCGGGGCTGATCTTTAAATTATCGACCAATTCCACTTTTTGCACAGGGGCTGCTAATGGCCGTTTATGGCGGCAGGGGATGAGATATGCCAATGGCGAGTTTATTCAGATCCACCCTTCTGCCATTCCGGGCGAGGACAAGCTGCGCTTGATGTCGGAGTCGATCAGAGGTGAAGGAGGACGAGTTTGGGTTTACGGCGATTCCTCTAAGAAAATCGAAGGGCCTGATGGCAGGATGATCCCGTGCGGAGAAACCGGAAAGCCGTGGTATTTCCTGGAAGAGATGTATCCTGCTTTCGGCAACCTCGTTCCTAGGGATATTGGCGCGCGCGAAGTGCTCAGAATTTGTGAGATGGGACTGGGAATTGATGGCCAGGATCAAGTTTATCTTGACATTACCGAACTCAGCGCTAAGAAGCAGCACAACCTTGAGGCTGTGCTTGAAATTTACAAAAAATTTACCGGAGACGATCCGCGTAAAGTTCCGATGAAAATTTTTCCGGCTGTCCACTATTCCATGGGCGGCGCCTGGGTTGACTGGCCGGCGGCAGACGATCCGGATCGTGCTGAACGGTTTCGGCAAATGACGAATATCCCCGGCTGTTTTAATGTCGGAGAGTCGGATTATCAATATCATGGGGCTAATCGCTTAGGGGCCAACTCTCTTCTTTCTTGTATTTTTGGAGGATTGGTTGCCGGAGTTGAAGTGCCGAATTATTTGAAGTCTCTAAGCAAGCCTGGAAGCGAGGTTTCTTCTAAATATTTTGAACGGGAGCTCAAGGCAGAAGAGGAATTTAAGGAAGACTTGATGTCTCGCGACGGAGTTGAGAATGTGCACAAACTTCATGATGAGCTTGCACAAGTGATGGTAAAAAATGTCACTGTTAAGCGGAATAATGCAGAGTTGGATAAAACGCTTGCAAAAATCCAAGAGCTTAAAAGACGTTATCGCAACATTTCTTTGGATGACCGTTCCCGCTTTGCAAATAAGACCTACATTTTTGCGAACCAGTTTCGTGCGATGCTTGACCTTGCTGCGATCATTGCCAAAGGCGCGCGCGAACGGGACGAGATGCGAGGGGCGCATTTTAAGCCGGAATTCCCGATGAGAGATGATGAAAATTGGTTGAAAACAACCATTGCAGTTTATGACCCGAAACAAGATGAGCCGATGCTTTCTTATGAAAAAGTTGACACGCGTCATCTTGATCCAAAGGGAATTCAGCGGGATTATACCAAAGCGAAAAAGGTGAAGCCGACGTTGCAAAACGTGCCGGAGAACATCAAGTTACCCATATAG
- a CDS encoding succinate dehydrogenase, which produces MAVETSVPKAFFWRRIHSLTGIWLVIFLLEHLLTNSQAALWIGDDGSGFVHMVTKIHNLPYLPVIEIGLLGVPILIHGIWGIQYLRDASINSFKTDGSRPSLHMYKRNKAYTWQRITSFVLLFGIIAHVVQMRFVNQPISATVDGQHHYMVRVGFDEGLYTLSKRLDFKVYNEQAVEVERKMAPDVKEFLGDNWLSFFDFRKIPEGYELLERQKVLEKDEFVRALTARPLENGEVIVAAHDFATAMLLVVRETFKWPLMMVLYTIFVLSACFHAFNGLWTFLITWGVSLTERSQKLMSGIANTLMIVVAFLGLAAIWGTYWVNLRF; this is translated from the coding sequence ATGGCGGTAGAGACTTCAGTGCCGAAAGCTTTTTTTTGGCGCAGGATCCACTCGCTCACCGGTATATGGCTGGTGATCTTTTTGCTGGAACATTTATTGACTAACTCGCAAGCGGCGCTGTGGATCGGAGACGACGGCAGCGGTTTTGTGCATATGGTGACTAAAATTCACAACCTTCCCTATCTTCCGGTTATTGAGATCGGTTTGCTAGGTGTTCCGATCCTTATCCACGGTATCTGGGGAATCCAGTATCTTCGTGATGCTTCCATCAACAGTTTTAAGACCGACGGCTCCCGCCCCTCGCTGCACATGTACAAGAGAAATAAAGCGTATACGTGGCAGAGAATCACCTCTTTTGTACTTTTGTTTGGCATCATTGCCCATGTTGTGCAGATGCGTTTCGTGAATCAGCCTATTTCTGCAACGGTCGACGGCCAGCATCATTACATGGTGAGAGTGGGATTTGACGAAGGGTTGTACACATTGTCCAAACGTCTAGATTTTAAAGTCTATAACGAGCAGGCGGTCGAAGTAGAAAGAAAAATGGCTCCCGATGTCAAAGAATTTCTGGGAGACAACTGGTTGTCGTTTTTCGATTTCAGAAAGATTCCGGAAGGGTATGAGCTATTGGAAAGGCAGAAGGTATTGGAAAAAGATGAATTTGTGAGAGCACTGACGGCAAGGCCGCTTGAGAATGGGGAGGTGATTGTCGCAGCTCACGATTTTGCCACGGCGATGCTGCTGGTTGTCAGAGAAACGTTTAAGTGGCCATTGATGATGGTGCTCTACACGATTTTTGTTTTATCCGCTTGTTTCCACGCTTTCAACGGGCTCTGGACTTTTCTGATTACTTGGGGCGTTTCCTTGACGGAGCGTTCGCAAAAATTGATGAGCGGAATAGCAAATACATTGATGATCGTCGTTGCTTTTTTAGGGCTGGCTGCGATCTGGGGAACCTATTGGGTGAATTTGAGATTTTAA
- the mnmE gene encoding tRNA uridine-5-carboxymethylaminomethyl(34) synthesis GTPase MnmE, with amino-acid sequence MKFTLDHTIAAIATPPGEGGVAVIRISGKESIPIANAIFSGSIDSMKSHTVRYGHIRCQGEHIDDVLLLVMRAPRSYTGEDTVEIHCHGGSLITRRVLDTVLAAGAKQALPGEFTFRAFIHNKLDLSQAEAVQELIGAKNERALDASKQQLQGRLSDKILSFQSQLNSIAAILEAWVDFPDEGLEFASFEEVCSDLESVIGEMKELKSTYHDGKILHDGISLCLIGRPNVGKSSLMNALLDKERAIVTDTPGTTRDIVEDSLRINGLNFRLIDTAGIREGAETIEQEGIRRSKEALEKADLVLLVLDAKRGVTAEDEQLIDLVPKGKTIAVWNKIDLPHDEAPQLGIPYIVPISAKEKKGLKQLHEQIDRVVWEHGPPSKEEILITNVRHKESLSDAIAACEKVLEGLRSDISPEFVAFDMRDCLENLGKVIGTDVTEDILSAIFSKFCVGK; translated from the coding sequence ATGAAATTTACATTGGACCATACAATCGCAGCCATCGCCACTCCTCCCGGCGAAGGAGGAGTCGCGGTTATCCGCATCTCAGGCAAGGAGTCGATTCCAATCGCCAACGCCATCTTTTCCGGCAGCATCGATAGCATGAAAAGCCACACAGTGCGGTACGGCCATATCCGTTGTCAAGGGGAACATATCGATGACGTCCTCCTGCTTGTCATGCGTGCTCCCCGCTCATACACTGGAGAAGACACGGTCGAAATCCACTGCCACGGCGGAAGCCTGATCACACGCAGAGTCTTGGACACGGTGCTTGCAGCGGGAGCCAAGCAAGCGCTTCCAGGGGAATTTACGTTCCGTGCTTTCATTCACAATAAACTCGATCTCTCTCAAGCAGAAGCTGTGCAGGAACTGATCGGAGCAAAAAACGAACGGGCACTGGACGCAAGTAAACAGCAATTGCAAGGACGCCTTTCAGATAAAATCCTCTCTTTCCAGTCCCAATTAAACAGCATTGCAGCGATTTTGGAAGCATGGGTGGATTTTCCGGATGAAGGATTGGAGTTTGCCAGCTTTGAAGAGGTGTGCAGCGATCTGGAATCCGTGATTGGGGAAATGAAGGAGCTTAAGTCCACTTATCACGATGGTAAAATTCTGCACGACGGCATTTCACTTTGCCTGATCGGCCGCCCTAACGTGGGAAAATCGTCGCTCATGAATGCACTTTTAGATAAAGAGCGGGCGATCGTTACCGACACACCGGGAACAACACGCGATATCGTCGAAGATTCATTAAGAATCAATGGGTTGAATTTCCGCCTGATCGATACGGCAGGAATTAGAGAAGGTGCCGAAACGATTGAGCAGGAAGGGATTCGCCGCTCCAAAGAGGCCTTGGAAAAAGCTGATCTTGTTTTGCTCGTGCTGGACGCTAAAAGAGGAGTCACTGCAGAAGATGAACAGTTAATCGACCTCGTCCCTAAAGGAAAAACGATAGCGGTTTGGAACAAAATCGATCTTCCTCATGATGAAGCGCCGCAGCTGGGAATTCCTTATATTGTCCCGATTTCCGCTAAAGAGAAAAAGGGGCTAAAGCAGCTGCATGAGCAGATCGACCGCGTTGTCTGGGAACATGGCCCTCCTTCAAAAGAAGAGATCTTGATCACGAATGTCAGGCATAAGGAATCGCTCTCTGATGCGATCGCTGCGTGTGAAAAAGTGCTTGAGGGCTTACGTTCAGACATTTCTCCGGAATTTGTTGCCTTCGATATGCGCGATTGTCTGGAAAACTTAGGAAAAGTGATCGGTACGGATGTAACTGAGGATATTCTATCAGCCATTTTTTCAAAATTTTGTGTTGGTAAATGA
- the nth gene encoding endonuclease III produces the protein MKKAQFIQETLEKLYPNPPIPLTHQDPYTLLIAVLLSAQCTDARVNQITPILFHRADTPQQMAVVPVEEIEEIIRPCGLAPKKAKAIRGLSQILLDKHNGNVPDTFEELEALPGVGHKTASVVMSQAFHHPAFPVDTHIHRAAKRWGLSNGKSVEQTEKDLKRIFPKKSWNKLHLQIIYFCREYCPAKKHDPALCPICSVVIHS, from the coding sequence ATGAAAAAAGCGCAATTCATTCAAGAAACACTTGAGAAGCTGTATCCCAACCCGCCGATTCCGTTGACGCATCAAGATCCCTACACTCTTCTCATTGCTGTTTTGCTTTCAGCTCAGTGCACCGATGCACGTGTCAATCAGATCACCCCAATCCTTTTTCATCGCGCAGACACTCCGCAACAAATGGCAGTTGTTCCGGTAGAAGAGATTGAAGAGATCATCCGCCCATGCGGGCTGGCGCCGAAAAAGGCAAAAGCTATCCGCGGCCTTTCGCAAATCCTCCTGGACAAGCACAACGGCAACGTTCCGGACACATTTGAAGAATTAGAAGCGCTTCCGGGAGTCGGCCACAAAACCGCTTCCGTCGTGATGTCTCAAGCGTTCCACCATCCGGCATTTCCCGTGGATACCCATATTCATCGTGCAGCGAAAAGGTGGGGGCTGTCAAACGGTAAAAGCGTAGAGCAGACAGAAAAAGACCTGAAAAGAATCTTTCCCAAAAAAAGTTGGAACAAGCTCCATCTACAAATCATCTATTTTTGCCGAGAATACTGTCCGGCTAAAAAACACGATCCGGCTTTATGCCCTATCTGCTCGGTCGTTATACATTCTTGA
- the ruvA gene encoding Holliday junction branch migration protein RuvA: MIYFIRGILIQSTPGIAILETGGIGYKVHIPASTYPKLPQIGQEALLHTSMVVREVSQTLYGFFYSEERDLFEELTTVSGIGPKIALALIGHLSVEEMHAAIGNQEVAMISKVPGIGKKTAQRLVIELRDKVQKGGKYSLPSDFAIQVGTDSRGQKIADAMSALLNLGYNQSTAQKALKKSLSNFPETIDLTELITDALKNV, encoded by the coding sequence ATGATTTATTTTATCCGCGGAATTCTTATCCAATCAACTCCAGGCATTGCGATTCTTGAAACAGGGGGAATCGGCTACAAGGTGCATATTCCCGCCAGCACTTATCCCAAGCTTCCGCAGATTGGCCAAGAGGCTCTTCTTCACACATCTATGGTGGTGCGAGAGGTGTCGCAGACGCTGTACGGCTTCTTTTATTCGGAGGAGAGAGATCTATTCGAAGAGCTGACTACTGTGTCAGGAATCGGCCCTAAGATTGCTCTTGCGCTGATCGGGCATCTGTCGGTAGAAGAGATGCATGCAGCCATTGGAAATCAAGAGGTTGCAATGATCAGCAAAGTGCCTGGAATCGGAAAAAAAACCGCTCAACGGTTAGTGATCGAGCTTAGGGATAAAGTGCAGAAAGGAGGGAAATATTCTTTGCCTTCCGATTTTGCGATCCAAGTCGGTACCGATTCGCGTGGACAAAAGATTGCCGATGCCATGAGCGCCTTGCTTAACTTAGGATATAACCAGAGCACTGCTCAGAAAGCGTTGAAAAAATCTCTTTCGAATTTTCCTGAGACGATTGATTTAACGGAGCTAATCACGGATGCTCTCAAGAATGTATAA
- the ruvC gene encoding crossover junction endodeoxyribonuclease RuvC, with product MIILGIDPGTVVCGFGIVEFDGVRFRVIDFGCIRPPVKYALPDRYLVIYDSVYALLEEHDPHALVVETQYVKHNPQSAMKIGMARGAVMIAGAKKGVPIYEYAPSKAKLAVVGNGRASKHQVQSMVQHLLHLPEPPSPEDAADALALAICHAQQKRFVK from the coding sequence ATGATTATTCTCGGAATCGATCCAGGGACAGTTGTTTGCGGTTTTGGCATTGTCGAGTTCGATGGCGTGCGATTCCGCGTGATCGATTTTGGATGTATCCGCCCTCCGGTCAAATACGCGCTGCCAGATCGCTATCTCGTCATTTATGACAGTGTCTACGCGCTTTTGGAAGAGCATGATCCGCATGCATTGGTTGTCGAAACACAGTATGTCAAACACAATCCGCAAAGCGCCATGAAAATTGGGATGGCGAGGGGGGCTGTCATGATTGCCGGGGCAAAAAAAGGGGTGCCGATTTATGAATATGCCCCTTCAAAAGCAAAGCTGGCAGTTGTCGGCAATGGCCGCGCCAGTAAACATCAAGTGCAGTCGATGGTGCAGCATTTACTGCATCTTCCGGAGCCTCCAAGCCCTGAGGATGCGGCAGATGCTCTGGCTCTTGCGATCTGTCATGCGCAACAAAAAAGGTTTGTTAAATGA
- the waaF gene encoding lipopolysaccharide heptosyltransferase II: MTKKWPKQKPKNILVRMPNWLGDLVMATPVLKDLRDAFPKAEITAMCQTKSCALIQHDPNIDEIFCFQKPSGWVHRRHHLEIIEPLRQGKYDLGILLTNSFSSAWWLWRGHVQNRIGFKDHLRSFLLDKAVDYPSNKESQHLVYTYKALLEPLGILNTHSTPHLYLKDSEIESAKEFLRKYNIDPDKHKVVGINPGAAYGSAKCWPPQRFESVTRKLLESPNHRAVFFGDLGGAELVNDICRNLPERAVNLTAKTSIRELMALIKLCSVFLTNDSGPMHIAAALKTPLVAIFGPTSDLKTGPFGHGKVIHKHVECSPCYKRVCPIDHRCMTQIEDREVYQEIMSMLEKSGQTARV, from the coding sequence ATGACCAAAAAATGGCCTAAACAAAAACCGAAAAACATTCTGGTCAGAATGCCAAACTGGCTGGGTGATCTTGTGATGGCTACACCTGTTCTCAAAGATTTAAGAGACGCGTTTCCCAAAGCGGAAATCACAGCGATGTGTCAAACAAAATCTTGCGCCTTGATCCAACATGATCCCAATATCGACGAGATTTTCTGCTTTCAAAAACCCAGCGGGTGGGTTCATCGCCGTCATCACCTCGAAATTATCGAACCGCTCAGGCAGGGAAAGTATGATCTTGGGATTTTGCTCACAAACTCTTTTTCATCGGCCTGGTGGCTGTGGAGAGGACATGTACAGAATCGTATCGGATTCAAGGACCATCTTCGAAGTTTTCTTCTAGACAAAGCTGTTGATTACCCTTCCAATAAAGAATCTCAACATCTGGTCTACACTTATAAAGCTTTATTAGAGCCTCTAGGGATCTTAAACACCCATTCTACTCCACACCTTTATCTCAAAGATAGCGAGATTGAATCCGCTAAAGAATTTTTAAGAAAATACAACATCGATCCAGACAAGCACAAGGTGGTCGGCATTAATCCCGGCGCCGCTTACGGTTCAGCCAAATGCTGGCCTCCTCAACGGTTTGAGTCTGTCACACGCAAGCTGCTTGAATCGCCCAACCACCGAGCCGTTTTCTTTGGGGATCTTGGCGGAGCTGAATTGGTTAATGACATTTGCCGAAATTTACCCGAGCGGGCAGTCAATCTAACAGCAAAAACGTCGATCCGCGAGCTGATGGCTCTGATCAAACTTTGCTCTGTTTTCCTGACTAATGACAGCGGACCGATGCACATCGCCGCTGCCCTAAAAACGCCTTTAGTTGCCATATTCGGCCCAACGAGCGATCTCAAAACGGGACCGTTTGGACATGGCAAAGTGATCCACAAGCATGTGGAATGCTCCCCTTGCTATAAAAGAGTTTGTCCCATCGATCATCGCTGCATGACGCAGATTGAAGACAGAGAGGTGTATCAAGAAATCATGAGCATGTTGGAAAAAAGTGGACAAACGGCACGCGTTTGA
- a CDS encoding UTP--glucose-1-phosphate uridylyltransferase — protein sequence MDKRHAFEKLHSIGQGHLIQDYDQLSKHQQQGLLEQIERLQIPVFRKQQLLLMPTPHSPIRFLDPVLNSAAYGENSWSEQGKGAIKQGLVGALLIAGGQGSRLRFNGPKGCFPVSVIKKKSLFQLFAEKTLAASIQANRPLPLAIMTSPLNTQATISYFENHRYFGLEASQVSFFAQELLPFLDDQGNLVPDPMGNIAEGPDGNGSCLRNFFDSGIWDIWYGSGVRLVNSVLIDNPLADPFDAELIGYHLDENADVVIKCTTREDPKEKVGLIAKHNDRIEIVEYTEVPEEVRNKKNDQGGLLYNLANLSLFSFSMDFIKSAAHKDLPLHRARKSAPTAKDPSPEKPNIWKFETFIFDTLQYATKIKTLIYPRDSSFSPLKNRNGRDSLETVQQALLQRDRKIFQQITGTKPPDKPFELSQQFYYPTQEFAAQWAGKSFPNAGYIE from the coding sequence GTGGACAAACGGCACGCGTTTGAAAAGCTTCACTCAATTGGCCAAGGCCATCTCATTCAAGACTACGATCAATTGAGCAAACATCAGCAACAGGGCCTGCTTGAGCAGATTGAAAGGCTTCAAATCCCCGTTTTTCGCAAGCAGCAACTACTGCTCATGCCAACTCCCCACTCTCCAATCAGATTTCTTGATCCTGTTTTAAACAGCGCCGCATATGGGGAAAACAGCTGGAGCGAGCAGGGGAAAGGAGCGATCAAGCAGGGGTTGGTCGGCGCCCTCTTAATCGCCGGCGGACAAGGCAGCCGACTTCGGTTCAACGGCCCAAAAGGGTGTTTTCCGGTTTCTGTCATTAAGAAAAAAAGTCTTTTCCAGCTGTTTGCAGAAAAAACCCTTGCGGCAAGCATTCAGGCAAACCGCCCTCTGCCTTTAGCGATCATGACTTCTCCCCTCAATACTCAAGCAACCATTTCATATTTCGAAAATCATCGATATTTTGGACTGGAAGCATCGCAAGTGTCATTTTTCGCTCAGGAATTACTTCCTTTTCTTGACGATCAAGGAAACCTCGTACCAGATCCAATGGGAAACATTGCCGAGGGACCTGATGGAAACGGTTCTTGCCTCCGCAATTTTTTCGATAGCGGGATTTGGGACATCTGGTATGGATCCGGCGTCCGTCTGGTCAATTCCGTCTTGATCGACAATCCCCTGGCGGACCCCTTTGACGCTGAGCTCATCGGCTATCATTTGGACGAAAACGCCGATGTTGTGATCAAATGCACGACTCGCGAAGACCCTAAAGAAAAAGTGGGGCTGATTGCCAAACACAACGACCGCATTGAGATCGTCGAGTATACAGAGGTTCCAGAAGAGGTACGAAACAAAAAAAATGACCAAGGCGGCCTTCTCTACAACCTGGCTAACTTAAGCTTATTTAGTTTCAGCATGGACTTCATCAAATCTGCAGCTCATAAAGACCTTCCGCTCCATCGAGCAAGAAAATCCGCCCCGACAGCAAAAGACCCGTCTCCAGAAAAACCAAACATCTGGAAGTTTGAGACATTTATCTTCGATACTCTCCAATATGCAACAAAAATCAAAACTTTAATTTATCCTAGAGATTCCTCCTTTTCTCCCCTTAAAAACCGCAATGGGCGCGACAGTTTGGAAACCGTTCAGCAAGCGCTTTTACAAAGAGACCGCAAAATATTTCAGCAAATAACAGGGACTAAACCGCCTGATAAACCTTTTGAACTTTCACAACAATTCTATTACCCGACACAAGAATTTGCGGCGCAATGGGCTGGAAAATCCTTTCCGAATGCAGGCTATATTGAATAA